A single region of the Armatimonadota bacterium genome encodes:
- a CDS encoding type III restriction endonuclease subunit R — protein sequence MAFEVTEQNIEALQPLFRPWEEPTQHRVPNPVRGEPALVQPGRRPSKVPTVRAIRAQVDAWRRGGYAGVSDTTRRLLQHWFETEHLVTDKDGETVNFRYHWAQREAIETFIYLYEVRGVCNLAQLLTEFSDGEVDDLVLGIPPDQDRWAKYCAKVATGAGKTKIMSLAIAWSYFHSLYEPRSDLARHFVIIAPNLTVYERLKDDFENCAIFYQDPLIPEEWLHDFQVQVVLQDEPGGTTTTGTVYLTNIHRLYPRENQKTAKGEDFAERLFGPPVVRGRALDTGEGLRERITAHPRLMVLNDEAHHLHDPELAWNRAIEALHDQSLSRGNAGVCLQLDFTATPKHNDGTYFRHIVCDFPLGEAVDAGIVKVPLIGQSEQLQVQGDKHTPAHERYRMHLKLAYERYEKTYEELGRVRKPILFVMTEDTKSADEIAHYLDSEEFPLLKGHVLNIHTRLKGKIVTVKRGGREVKEFVEDESKMKPDDLRELRRLSRELDSKDSPYRCVVSVLMLREGWDVRNVTTIVPLRPYVAKSGILPEQTLGRGLRRMFPPGDQPETVVVIEHPAFIELYEAELAQEGLDIAVLPAREVFKQTVTIYVDFEHKPVESLEIEIPLVSEAIQTTAKLEGLEYEQVVRSFRERFQKLPIGTRRNETIAYEERHLFTDEVVASMQLDAGLLQKGWSAPAYFAQMLARGCHVPNAHATLAPLIERFICEELFERPVDLYGGEVDHRLRDADVMEHIRAVFAPLIREHTMTHHERKRISKGQRLSTWKPYQATSTAERPAIPADRTMFNLVPCANELEQAFADFVDKMAGDVVAFAKNAGPQKLMIDYLRPDGARAFYVPDFIVRTAEGTYYLVELKGRVDELVPLKARAAVEWCKAASSEQAQWKYLYVPYLLFQSSAFATMEHLARACAPKLSELLREGETKQRQLHLEEATVAEQQEEAVRTILKDAGVSTLPEDILQAVRQAAILLDHAVKTSLQDFAHAFQPLLRPLDDLAIRILEKRLKPFIPSSANQVKAFFNPYPQSVHEKDQLLLQRYQKYLSDNLVYGRSLQRLGTLLFCLDYAQNWSYPLEGIWKAVREAFSDRVFAELYRVLEEVNRFRNTRVAHVEQPLKDASEARQALCQWVKCLDMMAQIASVE from the coding sequence ATGGCTTTTGAGGTGACCGAGCAGAATATAGAGGCGCTACAACCCCTGTTCCGGCCGTGGGAAGAGCCTACCCAGCATCGCGTGCCCAACCCGGTTCGCGGAGAACCCGCCCTGGTTCAGCCGGGCAGGCGCCCCAGCAAGGTGCCCACGGTGCGAGCCATTCGTGCCCAGGTGGATGCATGGAGACGAGGTGGCTATGCGGGCGTGAGCGATACTACCCGTCGCCTGCTACAACACTGGTTCGAGACCGAACATCTGGTCACCGACAAGGACGGCGAGACGGTGAACTTCCGATACCACTGGGCACAGCGTGAGGCGATAGAGACGTTCATCTACCTGTACGAAGTGCGCGGAGTATGCAACTTAGCGCAACTGCTGACGGAGTTCAGCGACGGGGAGGTAGATGACCTCGTGCTGGGCATCCCCCCTGACCAGGATAGATGGGCGAAGTACTGCGCCAAGGTGGCAACGGGTGCAGGTAAGACCAAAATCATGAGCCTTGCCATCGCGTGGAGCTACTTCCACAGCCTGTACGAACCGCGCTCCGACCTGGCACGGCACTTTGTGATTATCGCCCCTAACCTCACGGTGTACGAACGGCTCAAAGACGACTTCGAGAACTGCGCCATCTTCTACCAGGACCCGCTGATCCCGGAAGAGTGGCTTCACGACTTCCAGGTGCAGGTAGTGCTGCAGGATGAGCCGGGGGGCACCACCACAACAGGCACGGTCTATCTGACAAACATCCATCGTCTCTACCCGCGCGAGAACCAGAAAACTGCTAAAGGGGAAGACTTCGCGGAGAGGCTCTTTGGTCCGCCTGTTGTGCGGGGGCGCGCGCTGGATACAGGCGAGGGGTTGCGCGAGCGCATCACCGCCCACCCGCGCTTGATGGTGCTCAATGACGAGGCGCACCATTTGCACGATCCGGAACTGGCTTGGAACCGAGCCATCGAAGCCCTGCACGACCAGAGCCTGTCGCGAGGCAACGCGGGCGTTTGCCTGCAGCTGGACTTCACCGCCACCCCCAAGCACAACGATGGCACTTACTTTCGCCATATCGTGTGTGACTTTCCGCTGGGAGAGGCGGTCGACGCCGGTATCGTCAAAGTGCCTCTCATCGGGCAGTCGGAGCAGCTGCAGGTACAGGGTGATAAACACACCCCAGCACACGAGCGCTACAGGATGCACCTGAAGCTGGCATACGAGCGGTACGAGAAGACTTACGAGGAACTCGGCAGAGTGCGCAAGCCCATCCTTTTCGTGATGACAGAGGATACCAAGTCGGCGGATGAGATTGCCCATTATCTGGACAGCGAGGAGTTTCCCCTGCTTAAGGGGCACGTGCTCAACATCCATACCCGCTTAAAGGGCAAGATTGTGACGGTGAAGCGAGGCGGACGCGAGGTGAAAGAGTTCGTCGAGGATGAAAGCAAGATGAAGCCGGATGACCTGCGCGAGCTGCGCCGCCTGTCACGCGAGCTGGACAGCAAGGATAGCCCTTACCGTTGCGTGGTGTCGGTGCTGATGCTGCGTGAAGGATGGGATGTTCGCAACGTGACCACTATTGTACCCCTGCGCCCTTATGTGGCAAAATCGGGCATTCTACCAGAGCAGACACTGGGGCGAGGGTTGCGGCGCATGTTCCCTCCGGGTGATCAGCCCGAAACGGTCGTCGTCATCGAACACCCTGCTTTTATCGAGCTGTACGAGGCGGAGCTCGCCCAGGAAGGACTGGACATTGCGGTCTTGCCAGCGCGCGAGGTGTTCAAGCAGACTGTCACTATCTACGTGGATTTCGAGCACAAGCCGGTGGAGTCGCTGGAGATAGAGATACCGCTGGTGTCTGAAGCGATTCAGACTACCGCTAAGTTAGAAGGTCTGGAGTACGAGCAGGTGGTACGCTCCTTCCGTGAACGGTTTCAGAAACTACCGATTGGCACCAGGCGCAACGAAACGATCGCGTATGAAGAAAGACACCTCTTCACCGACGAGGTTGTTGCCAGCATGCAACTGGACGCCGGGCTACTGCAGAAGGGCTGGTCTGCCCCTGCCTACTTTGCCCAGATGCTGGCGCGAGGCTGTCATGTCCCGAATGCACACGCCACCCTCGCTCCACTGATCGAGAGGTTTATCTGCGAGGAGCTGTTTGAACGCCCTGTTGACCTCTACGGCGGTGAGGTCGATCACCGCCTGCGTGACGCGGATGTGATGGAGCATATTCGCGCTGTATTCGCTCCGCTCATCCGTGAACATACCATGACACACCACGAACGCAAGCGCATTAGCAAAGGGCAAAGGCTATCTACCTGGAAACCCTATCAGGCAACCAGTACCGCTGAACGCCCTGCTATTCCTGCTGATCGCACGATGTTCAACCTGGTGCCCTGCGCCAATGAATTGGAGCAAGCGTTTGCGGATTTCGTAGACAAGATGGCTGGTGATGTCGTCGCGTTCGCAAAAAACGCGGGCCCCCAGAAGCTGATGATAGACTACCTGCGCCCCGACGGAGCCAGAGCTTTCTATGTCCCTGACTTTATCGTGCGCACTGCGGAAGGTACATACTATCTGGTGGAATTGAAAGGGCGTGTAGATGAACTCGTTCCGCTGAAGGCTCGAGCGGCGGTAGAGTGGTGTAAGGCTGCCAGCTCGGAACAGGCACAGTGGAAGTATCTTTACGTGCCCTATCTCCTGTTCCAGTCAAGCGCGTTTGCCACGATGGAGCATCTGGCACGTGCCTGCGCCCCCAAACTGAGTGAACTCCTGCGCGAAGGGGAGACGAAGCAGCGACAGCTGCATCTCGAGGAAGCCACTGTCGCAGAGCAACAGGAGGAAGCGGTACGCACCATCCTTAAGGATGCAGGGGTTTCCACCTTACCCGAAGACATTTTGCAGGCGGTCAGGCAGGCAGCGATTTTGCTCGACCACGCGGTGAAGACATCGCTGCAGGATTTCGCCCACGCCTTCCAGCCTCTGCTTCGCCCTCTGGACGATCTGGCGATTCGTATCCTGGAAAAGCGTTTGAAACCTTTTATTCCCTCCAGCGCTAACCAGGTAAAGGCGTTTTTCAATCCATACCCGCAATCGGTGCATGAGAAAGACCAGCTCTTGTTACAGCGCTACCAGAAATATCTCAGTGACAACCTGGTGTACGGACGGTCATTGCAACGGCTTGGCACGCTGCTTTTTTGTCTGGATTACGCCCAAAACTGGTCATACCCACTGGAAGGAATCTGGAAGGCGGTACGGGAGGCTTTCAGCGACAGGGTATTTGCAGAACTGTACAGAGTCCTTGAGGAGGTAAACCGCTTCCGCAACACCCGGGTGGCTCATGTAGAACAGCCCTTGAAGGATGCCTCTGAAGCGCGTCAAGCATTATGCCAGTGGGTAAAATGCCTCGATATGATGGCGCAGATTGCATCCGTAGAATAG
- a CDS encoding peptidase codes for MMQLDWNFIFMQILAFVLCITVHEFAHAITAYRLGDPTPKRQGRVTLNPLDHLDPLGTLMLILMVVTGARGIGWGKAVQVNPANFDHPRRDMMLVAAAGPFSNLLFAVLIAAAMRLFPHSMSPGLADFLTFMVYMNIGLMFFNLIPIAPLDGSKILAGLLPADTAYRYEMAMFRFGPILLLALVFIVPGVLSVLVGLPTVIVVSRLLGVAL; via the coding sequence ATGATGCAACTGGACTGGAACTTCATCTTCATGCAGATACTGGCGTTTGTGCTGTGCATCACCGTGCATGAATTCGCACATGCCATCACTGCCTATCGCCTCGGTGACCCGACGCCCAAGCGTCAGGGGCGCGTGACCTTGAACCCACTGGATCACCTGGACCCTCTGGGAACATTGATGCTGATCCTGATGGTCGTCACAGGTGCGCGAGGCATCGGCTGGGGCAAGGCAGTGCAGGTGAACCCCGCGAACTTCGATCATCCCCGCCGGGATATGATGCTGGTTGCGGCGGCGGGTCCATTCTCCAACCTGCTTTTCGCCGTGCTGATTGCTGCCGCCATGCGTCTTTTCCCGCACAGCATGAGTCCGGGGCTGGCTGATTTCCTGACCTTTATGGTGTACATGAACATCGGGCTCATGTTCTTCAACCTGATACCCATCGCCCCGTTGGACGGTTCCAAAATCCTGGCTGGTCTGCTCCCCGCGGACACCGCCTACCGGTATGAGATGGCGATGTTTCGCTTTGGTCCTATCCTATTGCTCGCACTCGTTTTCATCGTGCCCGGTGTGTTGAGCGTGCTGGTTGGCTTGCCCACGGTGATTGTGGTGTCGCGGCTGCTGGGCGTCGCCCTGTAA